The Bradyrhizobium sp. LLZ17 genomic sequence AAGAAGGGAAGGCGGGACGCGAAAATGTCCACGATCTCGGATGTCGATCGCGCGCAGGAGGGGCCAGGCGAACCCGTCCTGAGGCTTCGCGGCATTTCCAAGAATTTCGGCGCCGTGTCCGCGCTTGCCGACGTCGATCTCGACGTGCATGCCGGAGAGGTCGTGGCGCTTGTCGGTGACAACGGCGCCGGAAAGTCGACGCTGGTGAAGATTCTGGCCGGCGTGCACCAGCCCACCTCGGGGACAATCGCCTTCGATGGCGAACATGTCGTCCTGCCCGATCCGGCCACGGCGCTTCGCCTCGGCATCGCCACCGTTTTCCAGGATTTGGCACTCTGCGAGAACCTCGATGTGGTCGCCAATATCTTCCTCGGCCGCGAGCTCAATCCAATCAGGCTCGACGAGGTGTCCATGGAGATCCGGGCCTGGACATTGCTCAACGAACTGTCGGCCCGCATTCCGAGCGTGCGCGAACCCGTTGCGTCGCTGTCGGGCGGGCAGCGCCAGACCGTGGCGATCGCGCGTTCGCTGCTGACCGAGCCGAAGCTTATCTTGCTCGATGAGCCTACCGCAGCGCTCGGCGTCGCGCAGACCGCAGAGGTGCTCGACCTGATCGAGCGCGTGCGCGCCCGCGGCTTGGGCGTCATCGTGATCAGTCACAACATGGAGGATGTGCGCGCCGTCGCCGACCGGATCGTGGTGCTGCGCCTCGGCCGCAACAACGGCGAATTCGGACCCGACGTTTCCAACCAGGATCTCGTCACGGCCATCACGGGTGCCGACGAGAATTCGGTCTCCCGGCGCGCCAGCCGACGCCGCGCGCAGCAACCGCGGGAGGTGCGACCATGACCGACAACACGCAACGGGTTTCGACCGCTCGGTTGCTGGACCGTCGCGACGAGCGGGTCGCACATGCGGACACGATCGGCGGCACCATCGGCGCCTTTGTCGACCGAGTGCGGTCGGGCGACCTCGGCTCTCTGCCGGTGGTGGTCGGCCTGCTGATCATCTGCACCGCATTCCAGAGCCTCAACCCGGTCTTCCTGGCCCCTGACAATCTGGTCAATCTGCTGTTCGATTGCTCGACCGTAGGCGTCATCTCGCTCGGCATCGTTTGTATCCTGATGGTCGGCGAGATCGACCTCTCGGTTGGTTCGGTGAGCGGGTTCTCCTCCGCACTGGTCGGGGTGCTGTGGGTCAATCAGGATTGGCCCCTGGCGCTGGCGATCGTCACCGCGCTGGGGCTCGGTGCCGCCATCGGTGGCCTCTATGCCTTCTTGTTCAACCGTCTTGGCATGCCGAGCTTCGTCTCGACATTGGCCGGCCTGCTGGCGTGGCTCGGCCTGCAACTCTATCTGCTCGGCTCGTCCGGCTCGATCAACCTTCCCTATGGATCTCCGCTGGTCAATTTCGGACAGATGCTGGTCATGCCACCGGTCGTATCCTACGCGCTCGCAGCACTTGCCGGCGCGGTCGTATTCGCGACCGGCTATCGGATGGCCGCGCGCAGGCGAGCGGCGGGACTATCTGCAAGTTCGCTCGGCCGCCTTCTGCTGAAGGGTGCGCTAGTCGTCATCGTGCTCGAATTCATAGTGTACTATCTCAATCTCGCCCGCGGCGTTCCATGGATGTTCGGCCTGTTCGTCGGCTTGTGCGTGGTCATGAACTATGCGCTGAAGCGAACCAAATGGGGTCGCTCAATGAGCGCGGTCGGAGGCAATCGCGAGGCCGCCCGTCGCGCCGGCATCAACGTTCGCCGCATCCATGCGAGTGCCTTCGTGCTGTGCTCCACGCTGGCAGCTGCCGGCGGTATCCTTGCAGCTGCGCGGCTCGCATCTTCCAGCCAGCAGGCCGGCACGGGAGACGTGAACCTCAATGCCATCGCCGCGGCGGTTATCGGCGGCACCAGCCTGTTCGGGGGCCGTGGCAGCGCCTATTCCGCACTGCTCGGCATCATCGTCATCCAGTCGATCGCCAGCGGCCTCACGCTGCTCGATCTCTCGTCGTCGCTTCGGTACATGATCACGGGCGCCGTACTTGCCGTTGCGGTCATCGTCGACTCGCTGGCACGACGCTCGCGTGTCTCCCATGGCCGAGCCTAGACAACTCCAACAAGAGGATCGACCGTGGGCCAGGAACTTGCAGGAAAAGTTGCCGCGATCACCGGCGCCGCCTCGGGCATCGGTCTCGAATGCGCCAGGACGATGATCGGAGCTGGCGCGCGCGTCGTGCTGGTCGACCGGGCGGAGGATGCGCTGAATAGCGTCTGTTCCGAGCTTGGCGAGAACGCGATCCCGCTGCGCATAGACCTGACCGATCATGCGAGCATGGCGGGCATGATGCCGCAGGTGCTGGAAAGGGCCGGCCGGCTCGACATCTTCCATGCGAATGCCGGAACCTATGTTGGTGGCGAGGTGCTCGATGGCGACCCCGACGCCTGGGACCGCATGCTCAACCTCAACGTCAACGCGTTGTTTCGCTCCATCCACGCGGTGTTGCCCCACATGGTCGAGCGCAAGAGCGGCGACATCATTGTCACCAGTTCGATCGCCGGTCTCGTCCCTGTCGTCTGGGAGCCGATCTACACAGCCTCGAAACATGCCGTGCAGGCTTTTGTCCATACCGTGCGTCGGCAGGTCGCCAAGTATGGTCTGCGCGTCGGCGCCGTGGCACCCGGACCGGTCGTGACCGCGCTCATCAGCGACTGGCCGAAGGAGAAGCTCGAGGAGGAGATGGCGGCAGGTGGACTGATCCAGCCGACCGAAGTCGCGCAGGCGGTGCTCTTCATGTTGACCCGTCCGAGAAATGTCACGATCCGCGACCTCGTGATCCTGCCGCAGAGCAACGACCTGTAACGCTTCCGCATCTTCGATCTGTTGCTTTATCGGTGAGGGCATCCGAGGTGACTCGTCATTTTCTTGGCATCGACGTCGGTACTGGCAGTGCAAGAGCCGGCGTCTTCGATCGCTCCGGCAGACTTGCCGGCACCGATAGGGCTGACATCACGCTTTGGCGCGAGGCCGGCGACATTGTCGAGCAATCGAGCGAGGACATCTGGCGTGCCGTGTGCCGCAGCGTGCGCGGCGCGGTTGGAAAGGCCGGCATTGCGCCGGACAGCATCGCCGGTATCGGTTTCGATGCGACCTGCTCGTTGGTGGGCGATTGGGGACGCAGCACAGGGATTTAGTCGACCTCACTCACCCTGCTTGCCTAAGGCAGCTTGCAACCCCATGCCGCCTACTGTGCATGGGGTTGTTTTCGCAGTTTTGGTTCAGCCCCGTCCCACGAACGGCATCTTGCTCGCCATCACCGTCATGGTCAGCACGTTGGCATCGAGCGGCAGGCCGGCCATGTAGGCGACGGCATCGCCGACCGCCTTGGCATCCATGCGCGGCTCGTGCTTCATCGTGCCGTCGGCCTGCATCACGCCGGGACCGGCGACCATGCGGTCGGTCATCGGCGTTGCGGCATTGCCGATGTCGACCTGGCCGACCGCGATGTCGTACATGCGCCCGTCGAGGTTGCTCGCCTTGGTCAGGCCGGTGATGGCGTGCTTGGTCGAGGTGTAGGGCGCCGAGAACGGCCGCGGCGCATGCGCCGAGATCGAGCCGTTGTTGATGATGCGGCCGCCGCGCGGAGTCTGGTCCTTCATGATACGGAAGGCGTGCTGAGTGCACAGGAACGGGCCGGTAAGGTTGGTGTTCACCACCGCCTGCCATTGCTCGAGGCTCAGATCCTCGAAATTCACCGGCGGCGCGCCCATACCGGCATTGTTGAAGAGCACGTCGAGCCGGCCATAGGTCGCCTTGACCTTGTCAAACAGCGCGGCGATCTGCTCCGGCTTGGTCATGTCGGCGGTGACACAGAGGCTTTTTC encodes the following:
- a CDS encoding sugar ABC transporter permease; translation: MTDNTQRVSTARLLDRRDERVAHADTIGGTIGAFVDRVRSGDLGSLPVVVGLLIICTAFQSLNPVFLAPDNLVNLLFDCSTVGVISLGIVCILMVGEIDLSVGSVSGFSSALVGVLWVNQDWPLALAIVTALGLGAAIGGLYAFLFNRLGMPSFVSTLAGLLAWLGLQLYLLGSSGSINLPYGSPLVNFGQMLVMPPVVSYALAALAGAVVFATGYRMAARRRAAGLSASSLGRLLLKGALVVIVLEFIVYYLNLARGVPWMFGLFVGLCVVMNYALKRTKWGRSMSAVGGNREAARRAGINVRRIHASAFVLCSTLAAAGGILAAARLASSSQQAGTGDVNLNAIAAAVIGGTSLFGGRGSAYSALLGIIVIQSIASGLTLLDLSSSLRYMITGAVLAVAVIVDSLARRSRVSHGRA
- a CDS encoding ATP-binding cassette domain-containing protein; translated protein: MSTISDVDRAQEGPGEPVLRLRGISKNFGAVSALADVDLDVHAGEVVALVGDNGAGKSTLVKILAGVHQPTSGTIAFDGEHVVLPDPATALRLGIATVFQDLALCENLDVVANIFLGRELNPIRLDEVSMEIRAWTLLNELSARIPSVREPVASLSGGQRQTVAIARSLLTEPKLILLDEPTAALGVAQTAEVLDLIERVRARGLGVIVISHNMEDVRAVADRIVVLRLGRNNGEFGPDVSNQDLVTAITGADENSVSRRASRRRAQQPREVRP
- a CDS encoding SDR family oxidoreductase — encoded protein: MSEANRIAVVTGAGTGVGRAASLALMNTGFTVVLAGRRLDMLEETAKLGPAGKSLCVTADMTKPEQIAALFDKVKATYGRLDVLFNNAGMGAPPVNFEDLSLEQWQAVVNTNLTGPFLCTQHAFRIMKDQTPRGGRIINNGSISAHAPRPFSAPYTSTKHAITGLTKASNLDGRMYDIAVGQVDIGNAATPMTDRMVAGPGVMQADGTMKHEPRMDAKAVGDAVAYMAGLPLDANVLTMTVMASKMPFVGRG
- a CDS encoding SDR family oxidoreductase — its product is MGQELAGKVAAITGAASGIGLECARTMIGAGARVVLVDRAEDALNSVCSELGENAIPLRIDLTDHASMAGMMPQVLERAGRLDIFHANAGTYVGGEVLDGDPDAWDRMLNLNVNALFRSIHAVLPHMVERKSGDIIVTSSIAGLVPVVWEPIYTASKHAVQAFVHTVRRQVAKYGLRVGAVAPGPVVTALISDWPKEKLEEEMAAGGLIQPTEVAQAVLFMLTRPRNVTIRDLVILPQSNDL